One window of the Bradyrhizobium sp. NP1 genome contains the following:
- the glmM gene encoding phosphoglucosamine mutase: protein MSRKYFGTDGIRGRANGLITPELALKVGQAAGLVFQRGDHRHRVVIGKDTRLSGYMIEYAMVAGFTSVGMDVLLVGPMPTPAVAMLTKSMRADLGVMISASHNLFEDNGIKLFGPQGFKLSDDVERQIEQLMDESLDRKLSQSASLGRARRIDGVHDRYIEFAKRTLPRDLSLEGLRVVVDCANGAAYKVVPEALWELGADVVPIGVEPDGFNINKECGSTSPEALSRKVREMRADVGIALDGDADRVIVCDERGHLVDGDQLLAVIAQSWKEDGRLAKPGIVATVMSNLGLERFLEGIGVEMVRTPVGDRYVLERMLSGGYNLGGEQSGHIILSDYATTGDGFVAALQVLSVVQKLRRPVSEVCHRFDPLPQVLKNVRYRSGKPLDNDGVKSAIDAGEKRLNGHGRLLVRSSGTEPVIRVMGEGDDRVLVEEVVDEIVSALGQAAA, encoded by the coding sequence ATGAGCCGTAAATATTTCGGAACGGATGGTATCAGGGGCCGCGCCAACGGCCTGATCACGCCGGAGCTCGCGCTCAAGGTCGGCCAGGCCGCGGGGCTGGTGTTCCAGCGCGGCGATCACCGCCATCGCGTCGTGATCGGCAAGGATACCCGCCTGTCCGGCTACATGATCGAATACGCCATGGTCGCCGGCTTCACCTCGGTCGGCATGGACGTGCTGCTGGTCGGCCCGATGCCGACGCCGGCGGTCGCGATGCTGACCAAATCGATGCGCGCCGACCTCGGCGTGATGATCTCGGCCTCGCATAATCTGTTCGAGGACAACGGCATCAAGCTGTTCGGCCCGCAGGGCTTCAAGCTCTCCGACGACGTCGAGAGACAGATCGAGCAGCTGATGGATGAATCGCTCGACCGCAAGCTGTCGCAGAGCGCGAGCCTGGGCCGCGCCCGGCGCATCGACGGCGTGCATGACCGCTATATCGAATTCGCCAAGCGCACGCTGCCGCGCGACCTCTCGCTGGAAGGCCTGCGGGTGGTGGTCGATTGCGCCAACGGCGCGGCCTACAAGGTGGTGCCGGAAGCGCTGTGGGAGCTGGGCGCCGACGTCGTGCCGATCGGCGTTGAGCCGGACGGTTTCAACATCAACAAGGAATGCGGCTCGACCTCGCCGGAAGCACTTAGTCGCAAAGTACGGGAAATGCGCGCCGATGTCGGCATCGCGCTCGACGGCGATGCCGACCGCGTCATCGTGTGCGACGAACGCGGCCATCTGGTCGACGGCGACCAGTTGCTGGCGGTGATCGCGCAGAGCTGGAAGGAGGACGGCCGGCTCGCCAAGCCCGGCATCGTCGCCACCGTGATGTCCAATCTCGGGCTCGAGCGTTTCCTGGAAGGAATCGGCGTTGAGATGGTGCGCACGCCGGTCGGCGACCGCTACGTGCTCGAGCGCATGCTGAGCGGCGGCTACAATCTCGGCGGCGAGCAGTCCGGCCACATCATCCTGTCCGACTATGCCACCACCGGCGACGGCTTCGTCGCGGCGCTGCAGGTGCTCTCGGTGGTGCAGAAGCTGCGCCGGCCGGTCTCCGAGGTCTGCCATCGCTTCGATCCGCTGCCCCAGGTGCTGAAGAACGTGCGCTATCGGAGCGGCAAGCCGCTCGACAATGACGGCGTCAAGTCGGCGATCGACGCCGGCGAGAAGCGCCTCAACGGCCATGGCCGGCTGCTGGTCCGCTCGTCGGGCACCGAGCCCGTGATCCGCGTGATGGGCGAGGGTGATGACCGCGTCCTGGTCGAGGAGGTGGTCGACGAGATCGTCTCCGCGCTGGGCCAGGCCGCGGCCTGA
- a CDS encoding outer membrane beta-barrel protein: protein MRSVKFLVAVGAASLFSSVVFAADMPIAPPPMPYAPPPAEFSGWYLRGDIGMTNQSMKSIDSNAAAQFPTTQVGLGFDSSPSFQLGVGYQFNNWFRTDFTAQYRGKANLHGSNGQIFTPTAFQSDNYFGSKSELLFLANAYVDLGTWWCITPFIGFGVGSSYNMVSGFRDENVQIVNGVTHGAVATFANNGTWNFAWAAHAGLAYKVTPSVTLEVAYSYLDLGSARPGNFTLLDGTTGASSIVLRDITSHDLTLGVRWNFDAAPVYMPPPLVTKG, encoded by the coding sequence ATGCGTAGCGTTAAGTTTCTCGTCGCCGTCGGAGCGGCGTCACTGTTTTCCTCGGTGGTGTTCGCCGCCGACATGCCGATTGCCCCGCCTCCGATGCCCTATGCGCCGCCGCCCGCCGAATTCAGTGGCTGGTATCTGCGCGGCGACATCGGCATGACCAACCAGAGCATGAAGAGCATCGACAGCAACGCGGCGGCGCAGTTTCCGACCACCCAGGTCGGTCTGGGCTTCGACTCATCGCCGTCGTTCCAGCTCGGCGTAGGCTATCAGTTCAACAACTGGTTCCGCACCGACTTCACCGCGCAGTATCGCGGCAAGGCCAACCTGCACGGCTCCAACGGCCAGATCTTCACGCCGACCGCATTCCAGTCCGACAACTATTTCGGCAGCAAGTCGGAGCTCCTGTTCCTCGCCAACGCCTATGTTGATCTCGGCACCTGGTGGTGCATCACACCGTTCATCGGGTTCGGCGTCGGCTCGTCCTACAACATGGTCAGCGGCTTCCGCGACGAGAACGTCCAGATCGTGAACGGCGTCACCCACGGTGCGGTGGCGACCTTCGCCAACAACGGCACCTGGAATTTCGCCTGGGCCGCGCATGCCGGCCTCGCCTACAAGGTGACGCCCTCGGTCACGCTGGAAGTCGCCTACAGCTATCTCGATCTCGGCTCGGCGCGGCCCGGCAACTTCACCCTGCTCGACGGCACGACCGGCGCTTCCTCGATCGTGCTGCGCGACATCACCTCGCATGACCTGACGCTCGGCGTGCGCTGGAACTTCGACGCCGCGCCGGTCTACATGCCGCCGCCGCTGGTGACCAAGGGCTGA
- a CDS encoding glutathione S-transferase family protein: protein MKIHGDSNSGNCLKVKWVCDKLAISYDWIEIDILKGESRTGEFLRLNSAGQVPTVVFDDGRTLAQSNAIIKYLARDSELVPRDALVAAQMDAWLFWEQNSHEPFVAVCRFHTVYLGKPVSEVDPNLIKRGHAALGHMDRHLAGNRFMLGDTFSLADVALLAYTRVAPEGGLELSPYASLRRWIGESESELGLRRNAS, encoded by the coding sequence ATGAAGATCCATGGCGACAGCAATTCGGGCAACTGCCTGAAGGTGAAGTGGGTCTGCGACAAGCTCGCGATCTCCTATGACTGGATCGAGATCGACATCCTGAAGGGCGAGAGCCGTACCGGCGAATTCCTCAGGCTCAACAGCGCCGGACAGGTGCCGACGGTCGTCTTCGATGACGGCCGCACGCTCGCGCAGTCCAACGCCATCATCAAATATCTGGCGCGCGACAGCGAACTCGTGCCGCGCGACGCCCTTGTCGCCGCGCAGATGGACGCCTGGCTGTTCTGGGAGCAGAACAGCCACGAGCCGTTCGTCGCGGTCTGCCGCTTCCACACCGTCTATCTCGGCAAGCCCGTCAGCGAGGTCGATCCCAACCTGATCAAGCGCGGCCATGCCGCGCTCGGTCACATGGATCGTCATCTGGCGGGCAACCGCTTCATGCTGGGCGATACCTTCTCGCTCGCGGACGTCGCGCTGCTTGCCTATACCCGCGTCGCGCCCGAAGGCGGGCTCGAGCTCTCGCCCTATGCCTCGCTGCGCCGCTGGATCGGCGAGAGCGAAAGCGAGCTCGGCCTGCGACGGAACGCGTCATGA
- a CDS encoding GNAT family N-acetyltransferase has translation MTSSSAFTIRRARRDDVDAIVAMLADDPLGSARERLETPLPPCYFAAFEAIDRDPNIQLMVADDGAGAVIGCLQLCVLPGLSSQGSPRALIEDVRVAAHCRSRGVGEQLVRRALAEARGKGCRLVELLTHHTRVDAQRFYERLGFARSHVGMTMRF, from the coding sequence ATGACTTCATCGTCCGCGTTCACCATCCGCCGCGCCCGTCGTGACGACGTCGATGCCATCGTCGCGATGCTTGCCGACGATCCGCTCGGCAGCGCGCGCGAGCGGCTGGAGACGCCGCTGCCGCCCTGCTATTTCGCCGCGTTCGAGGCGATCGATCGCGATCCGAATATTCAGCTGATGGTGGCGGACGATGGCGCAGGCGCCGTGATCGGCTGCCTGCAGCTCTGCGTGCTGCCGGGCTTGAGCTCGCAAGGCAGCCCGCGCGCTTTGATCGAGGACGTCCGCGTCGCTGCGCATTGCCGCAGCCGCGGCGTCGGCGAACAGCTCGTGCGCCGGGCGCTTGCGGAAGCGCGCGGCAAGGGTTGCAGGCTGGTCGAGCTGTTGACGCATCACACCCGTGTCGACGCGCAGCGGTTCTACGAACGGCTCGGCTTCGCCCGCAGCCATGTCGGCATGACGATGCGCTTTTAA
- a CDS encoding alpha-hydroxy acid oxidase has protein sequence MKHITCIEDLRQLHKRRVPKAFFDYADRGSYTEDTLRANHDDLQKIKFRQRILVDVSKRDTSTTILGEPAALPLILAPVGLLGMQHGDGEIHACRAAQAAGVPFTQSTMSICSIEDIAAAVDKPFWFQLYVMKDRGFIKALIERAIAAKCSALVLTVDLQVIGQRHQDIKNGMTVPPEWSLSKLVDFATKPGWVAGVLRGKRRTFGNLAGHLKISDDITSLSTWINSQFDTTLNWKDVDWIRSIWPGKLILKGILDVEDAEIAAKSGAQAIVVSNHGGRQLDGAQSSIKVLPEIVDSVGSQVEIMFDGGIRSGMDVLRALALGAKSCMIGRAYAYGLGAGGQEGVAKAIDLLAKELITTMGLCGVNSIAEIDERVLAE, from the coding sequence ATGAAGCATATCACCTGCATCGAAGATCTGCGCCAGCTGCACAAACGCCGGGTGCCGAAGGCATTCTTCGACTATGCCGACCGCGGTTCGTATACCGAGGACACGCTGCGCGCCAACCACGACGACCTGCAGAAGATCAAGTTCCGCCAGCGCATCCTGGTCGACGTCTCCAAGCGCGATACCTCGACCACGATCCTCGGCGAGCCGGCGGCGCTGCCCCTGATCCTGGCGCCGGTCGGGCTCCTGGGCATGCAGCATGGCGACGGCGAAATCCACGCCTGCCGCGCCGCGCAGGCCGCCGGCGTTCCATTCACGCAGAGCACGATGTCGATCTGCTCGATCGAGGACATCGCAGCCGCTGTCGACAAGCCGTTCTGGTTCCAGCTCTACGTCATGAAGGACCGCGGCTTCATCAAGGCGCTGATCGAGCGCGCGATCGCGGCCAAATGCAGCGCGCTGGTCCTGACCGTCGACCTTCAGGTGATCGGCCAGCGCCACCAGGACATCAAGAACGGCATGACGGTGCCGCCGGAATGGTCGCTGTCGAAGCTCGTCGATTTCGCCACCAAGCCGGGCTGGGTCGCGGGCGTGCTGCGCGGCAAGCGCCGCACCTTCGGCAATCTTGCCGGTCATCTGAAGATCAGCGACGACATCACCTCGCTCTCGACCTGGATCAACTCGCAGTTCGACACCACGCTGAACTGGAAGGACGTCGACTGGATCCGCTCGATCTGGCCAGGCAAGCTGATCCTCAAAGGCATCCTCGACGTCGAGGACGCCGAGATCGCCGCCAAGAGCGGCGCGCAGGCGATCGTGGTCTCCAACCATGGCGGACGGCAGCTCGACGGCGCGCAGTCGTCGATCAAGGTGCTGCCCGAGATCGTCGATTCCGTCGGCTCGCAGGTGGAGATCATGTTCGACGGCGGCATCCGCTCCGGCATGGACGTGCTGCGCGCGCTCGCGCTCGGCGCCAAATCCTGCATGATCGGCCGCGCCTATGCCTACGGACTAGGCGCCGGCGGGCAAGAGGGCGTGGCGAAGGCGATCGACCTGCTCGCCAAGGAATTGATCACCACCATGGGCCTGTGCGGGGTCAACAGCATCGCGGAGATCGACGAGCGCGTGCTGGCGGAGTGA
- a CDS encoding outer membrane beta-barrel protein: MKFLTSTAIILAALGAVSAHAADLGARPYTKAPAYVAPSYNWGGFYVGAHVGYGWADTNADQYNLAGVFQGGGTGNADGVLGGGQIGYNWVFAPNWLLGVEADISGADIRGSSSGTIPGQGSSTVSSKIDYLGTARGRIGYFSNNVLLYATGGAAWAGTKATREITAVANPAAAALVGQAPSSSSNPVGWTAGGGLEWGFASNWSAKVEYLYTEFDTSSTFTYVFPTNVADRRFESNTHLHTVKFGVNYHFGGPVVAKY, encoded by the coding sequence ATGAAGTTTCTAACGAGCACGGCGATCATTCTTGCGGCGTTGGGCGCCGTGTCAGCGCATGCGGCAGACCTCGGGGCACGGCCCTACACCAAGGCTCCCGCTTATGTGGCGCCGAGTTACAATTGGGGCGGCTTCTATGTCGGAGCCCATGTCGGCTATGGGTGGGCTGATACCAACGCAGATCAATACAACCTTGCCGGCGTATTCCAGGGCGGCGGGACAGGAAATGCGGACGGCGTGCTGGGCGGCGGCCAGATCGGCTACAATTGGGTGTTTGCACCGAACTGGCTCTTGGGCGTCGAGGCGGACATTTCCGGCGCGGACATCCGCGGCAGCTCGTCGGGGACGATCCCCGGGCAAGGATCCTCGACGGTCAGCTCGAAAATCGACTATCTCGGCACGGCACGCGGACGAATCGGCTATTTCTCAAACAACGTCCTGCTCTACGCGACGGGTGGCGCCGCCTGGGCCGGCACAAAAGCGACCCGTGAAATCACCGCGGTTGCCAATCCGGCAGCAGCCGCTCTCGTTGGACAAGCCCCAAGTTCAAGCAGCAATCCTGTCGGCTGGACCGCCGGCGGCGGCCTGGAGTGGGGTTTTGCGTCGAACTGGTCGGCAAAGGTCGAGTACCTCTACACCGAATTCGACACGTCATCGACGTTCACCTATGTCTTCCCGACCAACGTGGCGGATCGCCGCTTCGAGAGCAACACGCATCTTCACACGGTGAAATTCGGCGTGAACTATCACTTTGGCGGCCCCGTCGTCGCCAAGTATTGA
- a CDS encoding outer membrane beta-barrel protein, with translation MRSFLLSVVMVAALSASVAQAADLPDLPILRGGYTDGLSSGRVNWQGFYFGGQGGFGTSDLNFTGATRTIAAHLLSNTAEEAAGGISQWPVGGKVSVHGHGFGAFAGYNSQWDNVVIGLDFSYMHGTFGGSQTDSLSRLFVDGNGNTDNLTYQSIAAIRVSDLGTLRARAGYAWGVFLPYAFGGVALGQADIIRTANIFGTETSPPPASVTRNVFVTATDSQNSRLVYGYTAGLGVDVMLISCLFLRAEWEYVRLTTSIDTNINTFKAGLGYKF, from the coding sequence ATGCGTAGCTTCCTGCTGTCGGTTGTGATGGTTGCGGCACTGTCCGCATCCGTGGCGCAGGCCGCCGATCTTCCCGACCTTCCGATCCTGCGCGGCGGATACACCGACGGACTCTCGAGTGGCCGCGTCAACTGGCAGGGCTTCTATTTCGGCGGGCAGGGCGGCTTCGGCACCTCCGACCTGAACTTCACCGGTGCGACCCGCACGATCGCGGCGCACCTGCTGTCCAACACGGCGGAGGAAGCAGCCGGCGGCATCTCGCAGTGGCCCGTCGGCGGCAAGGTGTCGGTCCACGGTCATGGCTTCGGCGCCTTTGCCGGCTACAACAGCCAGTGGGACAACGTCGTCATCGGCCTCGACTTCAGCTACATGCACGGCACCTTTGGCGGCTCGCAGACCGACAGCCTGTCGCGCCTCTTTGTCGACGGCAACGGCAACACGGACAACCTGACGTATCAGAGCATCGCCGCGATCCGGGTTTCCGATTTGGGGACGTTGCGCGCCCGCGCCGGCTATGCCTGGGGCGTATTCCTTCCCTACGCGTTCGGCGGCGTGGCGCTCGGCCAGGCCGATATCATCAGGACGGCCAATATCTTTGGAACGGAAACCTCTCCGCCGCCGGCGTCTGTCACACGCAATGTCTTCGTCACTGCGACCGACTCGCAGAACAGCCGTCTGGTCTACGGCTATACCGCGGGTCTCGGCGTCGACGTGATGCTGATCTCGTGCCTGTTCCTGCGCGCCGAGTGGGAGTATGTGCGGCTCACCACCTCGATCGACACCAATATCAATACGTTCAAGGCTGGTCTCGGCTACAAGTTCTGA
- a CDS encoding phosphoserine transaminase — protein sequence MTAAKPASRPLVPHFSSGPCAKRPGWNPQNLKDAALGRSHRAKVGKAKLKLAIELTREVLEVPADYKIGIVPASDTGAVEMALWSLLGARPVTTLAWESFGEGWVSDIVKELKLKDVTKLNAGYGEIPDLSKVDSDTDIVFTWNGTTSGVRVPNADWIKADRKGLTICDATSAAFAQVLDWKKLDVVTFSWQKALGGEAAHGMLILSPRAVERLETYKPAWPLPKIFRLTKGGKLNAGIFEGETINTPSMLCVEDYLDALNWGKSIGGLKALIARADANTRVLADWKAKTPWIDFLAKDAAIRSNTSVCLKITDPAITALSPDAQADFCKKLVALVEKENAGFDFAHYRDAPAGLRIWCGATVEASDVALLTQWIDWAFAESKAALPKAA from the coding sequence ATGACTGCAGCGAAGCCCGCTTCGCGGCCTCTCGTGCCGCATTTCTCCTCCGGCCCCTGTGCCAAGCGCCCCGGCTGGAACCCCCAAAATCTCAAGGACGCAGCGCTCGGCCGTTCGCATCGCGCGAAGGTCGGCAAGGCCAAGCTCAAGCTGGCCATCGAGCTGACGCGCGAGGTGCTGGAAGTGCCTGCCGACTACAAGATCGGCATCGTTCCCGCGTCCGACACCGGTGCGGTCGAGATGGCGCTGTGGTCGCTGCTCGGTGCGCGCCCCGTCACCACGCTCGCCTGGGAATCGTTCGGCGAGGGCTGGGTTTCCGACATCGTCAAGGAACTGAAGCTCAAGGACGTCACCAAGCTCAACGCGGGCTATGGTGAGATCCCCGATCTTTCCAAGGTCGATTCCGATACCGACATCGTCTTCACTTGGAACGGCACCACCTCCGGCGTGCGCGTGCCCAACGCCGACTGGATCAAGGCCGATCGCAAGGGCCTGACCATTTGCGACGCGACGTCGGCGGCGTTCGCGCAAGTCCTCGATTGGAAAAAGCTCGATGTCGTGACCTTCTCCTGGCAGAAGGCGCTGGGCGGCGAGGCCGCGCACGGCATGCTGATCCTCTCGCCCCGCGCGGTCGAGCGGCTCGAAACCTACAAGCCGGCCTGGCCGTTGCCGAAGATCTTCCGCCTCACCAAGGGCGGCAAGCTCAATGCCGGCATCTTCGAGGGCGAAACCATCAACACGCCGTCGATGCTGTGCGTCGAGGACTATCTGGATGCGCTCAACTGGGGCAAGTCGATCGGCGGGCTGAAGGCGCTGATCGCGCGTGCCGACGCCAACACCAGGGTGCTGGCCGACTGGAAGGCGAAGACGCCGTGGATCGACTTCCTGGCGAAGGATGCTGCGATCCGCTCCAACACCTCGGTGTGCCTGAAGATCACCGATCCCGCGATTACGGCACTTTCGCCGGACGCGCAGGCCGACTTCTGCAAGAAGCTGGTGGCTCTGGTCGAGAAGGAGAACGCCGGCTTCGACTTCGCGCATTACCGCGACGCGCCGGCGGGCCTGCGCATCTGGTGCGGCGCCACGGTGGAAGCAAGCGACGTCGCGCTGCTCACGCAGTGGATCGACTGGGCGTTTGCCGAGTCCAAGGCCGCTCTGCCGAAGGCGGCGTAG
- a CDS encoding helix-turn-helix transcriptional regulator, with protein sequence MTSDFDIAKITEAFAAAAIDSSRWNSVMEMVSVETGSLGALMFPNRGALPYVPACESILPTFDFYVRNGWIDRDERLRGVSLMIERGAVTDLDFVSPDEIRKSGYYQDFLARCGLHGFAGVRVGKGDNVWALSIQRSAAQDLFSPSELRSLARLAQNLDSIAATASALAFTRGEGALAAFDVTQKAALLLNRRGDVVRVNQAAEQLFGEDVFISHKRLFSRSQTASAELNAAIKSLLWAEDASSAPSIIFPRQDRLPLLVYAIRCPGLCESALSSFHALVVIVDPEQRSLPTARTLQAGFDLTQAEARLAVALGSGSDLHTEALKLGVSPETMRKHLKSIFAKTGVRRQSELVATLAALLSEQNPI encoded by the coding sequence ATGACGTCCGATTTCGACATTGCGAAAATTACCGAGGCCTTCGCCGCCGCGGCGATCGATTCCAGTCGCTGGAATTCCGTCATGGAAATGGTCAGCGTCGAGACCGGTTCGCTTGGCGCGCTGATGTTTCCCAACAGAGGGGCGCTGCCTTACGTCCCGGCATGCGAATCGATCCTCCCAACCTTCGACTTTTATGTCCGCAACGGCTGGATCGACAGGGACGAACGCCTGCGCGGAGTGTCCTTGATGATCGAAAGGGGCGCGGTAACCGACCTCGACTTTGTCTCACCGGACGAGATACGAAAGAGCGGGTATTATCAGGATTTTCTCGCGCGCTGTGGACTGCATGGCTTCGCAGGCGTTCGAGTCGGAAAAGGCGACAACGTATGGGCGCTTTCGATCCAGCGATCGGCAGCGCAGGACCTGTTCAGTCCGTCTGAACTGCGATCGCTCGCGCGGCTGGCGCAAAACCTGGACAGCATCGCCGCGACCGCCAGCGCTCTCGCCTTCACGCGCGGCGAGGGCGCGCTTGCTGCATTCGACGTCACCCAGAAGGCTGCTCTGCTGCTGAACCGCCGGGGTGACGTCGTGCGAGTCAATCAGGCCGCGGAGCAGCTGTTCGGCGAAGACGTCTTCATCAGCCACAAGCGCCTGTTTTCGCGGAGCCAGACGGCGAGCGCTGAACTGAACGCCGCGATCAAAAGCCTGCTCTGGGCAGAGGACGCGTCGTCGGCGCCGTCAATTATCTTCCCGAGGCAAGACAGGTTGCCGCTTCTGGTCTATGCGATCCGCTGTCCCGGACTTTGTGAATCGGCGCTGTCGTCCTTTCACGCGCTGGTGGTGATCGTGGATCCGGAGCAGCGATCGCTTCCGACAGCAAGAACGCTTCAGGCCGGTTTTGATCTCACGCAGGCGGAGGCGCGGCTTGCCGTTGCCCTGGGCTCGGGAAGCGACTTGCACACGGAGGCGCTGAAGCTCGGGGTTTCGCCCGAAACCATGCGCAAGCACCTCAAGTCGATCTTCGCCAAGACGGGGGTCCGAAGACAGTCGGAATTGGTCGCTACGCTGGCGGCTCTCCTCTCCGAGCAGAACCCCATCTAG
- a CDS encoding MFS transporter: MNKPVVSEEALGEPVLVPDLTPAKAAAVAGPAYVVLIGISFSHFLNDTMQSLIAAIYPILKEAYALDFTEIGLITLAFQFTASLLQPVVGHVTDQKPKPFSLAIGMGSTFFGLLLLSVASHYLTILIAAALVGLGSAVFHPESARIARLASGGRFGFAQSVFQLGGAFGSAMGPVLAALIVVPFGQPSIAWFSTIAFLAMLILWRIGLWYRPQIAGRKAVAIHRHPDAPSQRRVQIALAVLVALLFSKQLYVSCLSSYYTFYLIDRFGVSTQAAQLYLFVFLAANAVGTLFGGPLGDRFGRKYVIWVSVLGALPFTLALPYAGLTASAVLSVLIGLILSSTTSSIIVFAQELIPHRLGMISGVFFGVAFGIGGLGAAALGKLADHTSIAFIYQICSYLPALGLLAVFLPKMKASRA, encoded by the coding sequence TTGAACAAGCCTGTTGTCTCCGAGGAAGCGCTGGGCGAGCCGGTGCTGGTGCCTGATCTGACGCCCGCAAAAGCGGCCGCGGTCGCGGGCCCGGCCTATGTCGTTCTGATCGGCATCAGCTTCTCGCATTTCCTCAACGACACCATGCAGTCGCTGATCGCGGCGATCTATCCGATCCTGAAGGAGGCCTACGCGCTCGACTTCACCGAGATCGGCCTGATCACGCTCGCCTTCCAGTTCACCGCCTCGCTGCTGCAGCCGGTGGTCGGGCATGTCACCGACCAGAAGCCGAAGCCGTTCTCGCTCGCGATCGGCATGGGCTCGACCTTCTTCGGCCTGCTGCTGCTGAGCGTCGCGAGCCACTACCTCACGATCCTGATCGCGGCGGCGCTGGTCGGCCTTGGCTCGGCGGTGTTCCACCCGGAATCCGCGCGCATCGCGCGGCTCGCCTCCGGCGGGCGGTTCGGCTTCGCGCAGTCGGTGTTCCAGCTCGGCGGCGCCTTCGGCTCCGCGATGGGGCCGGTGCTCGCCGCGCTGATCGTGGTGCCGTTCGGCCAGCCGAGCATCGCCTGGTTCTCGACGATCGCGTTCCTCGCGATGCTGATCCTGTGGCGGATCGGGCTCTGGTACCGGCCGCAGATCGCCGGCAGGAAAGCGGTTGCGATCCATCGCCATCCGGATGCGCCGTCGCAGCGCCGCGTCCAGATCGCGCTCGCCGTGCTGGTGGCGCTGTTGTTCTCCAAGCAGCTCTACGTCTCCTGCCTGTCGAGCTACTACACTTTCTATCTGATCGATCGGTTCGGCGTCTCCACGCAGGCCGCGCAGCTCTATCTGTTCGTCTTTCTCGCCGCCAACGCCGTCGGCACGTTGTTCGGCGGTCCGCTCGGCGATCGCTTCGGCCGCAAATATGTGATCTGGGTTTCCGTGCTCGGCGCACTGCCGTTCACGCTGGCGCTGCCTTACGCCGGGCTGACCGCCAGCGCAGTGCTGAGCGTGCTGATCGGCCTCATCCTGTCCTCGACCACGTCCTCGATCATCGTGTTCGCGCAGGAACTGATCCCGCATCGCCTCGGCATGATCTCCGGCGTGTTCTTCGGCGTCGCCTTCGGCATCGGCGGCCTGGGCGCGGCCGCGCTCGGCAAGCTCGCCGACCACACCTCGATCGCCTTCATCTACCAGATCTGCTCCTATTTGCCGGCGCTCGGCCTGCTCGCGGTATTCCTGCCAAAGATGAAAGCGAGCAGGGCGTAG